Proteins encoded in a region of the Pseudomonas denitrificans (nom. rej.) genome:
- a CDS encoding SurA N-terminal domain-containing protein: MLQNIRDNSQGWITKTILGVIVVLMALTGFDQIIRATHHENVAAQVNGEDIGLPELQQAADMQRRQLMQRLGKDFDSSMLDDKLLKDSALKSLIERKLILQAAQNDKFAFSQQALDQLILSTPEFQVDGKFSAERFDQVIRQMGYDRMQFRRMFGEEMLIGQLRAGIAGTGFVTDDELNAFARLEKQTRDFATLTLKADPAKSKVEDSEIKAYYDAHSTEFMTPEQVTIDYVELKKSTFFDQVEVKKEDLDALYQKEIAGLAEQRDAAHILIEVNDKQNDQQAKAKIDEIKARLDKGEDFAKLAKELSNDTGSAANGGDLGFAGRGVYDPAFEESLYALKKGEVSAPVKTSYGWHLIKLLGVEAPEVPTFDSLKAKLEHEAKTQLVEQRFVDATKQLESSAYEASDLGQPAQDMGLKVQTSKPFGKEGGEGVTANRQVIQTAFSPEVLEEGANSGAIELDPDTVVVLRVKEHHKPEQETLEQVSADILKRLQVEHAATDAKARGEALLAGLRDGKIPLTQAQEGQDWKVVEAAARGQEGVDPVVLQSVFRMARPEGAGKPSLGGVALQNGDFVLVKLSGVSEPDAKPTEQEKSMYQRFLASRSGQDDFSAFRRYLQDQAKIEKFDDAKK; the protein is encoded by the coding sequence ATGCTGCAAAACATCAGGGACAATTCCCAAGGCTGGATCACCAAGACCATCCTGGGCGTGATCGTTGTCCTCATGGCTTTGACCGGGTTCGATCAGATCATTCGCGCAACCCACCACGAGAACGTCGCTGCTCAGGTCAACGGTGAAGACATCGGTCTGCCGGAGCTGCAGCAGGCTGCGGACATGCAGCGTCGCCAGTTGATGCAGCGTCTGGGCAAGGACTTCGATTCGTCCATGCTTGACGACAAGCTGCTCAAGGACTCCGCGCTGAAGTCGCTCATCGAGCGCAAGCTGATTCTGCAGGCCGCCCAGAACGACAAGTTCGCCTTTTCCCAGCAGGCGCTGGATCAGTTGATCCTGTCGACCCCGGAATTCCAGGTGGACGGCAAGTTCAGCGCCGAGCGCTTCGACCAGGTCATCCGCCAGATGGGCTATGACCGCATGCAGTTCCGTCGCATGTTCGGCGAGGAAATGCTCATTGGTCAGCTACGCGCCGGTATCGCCGGTACTGGCTTCGTCACCGACGACGAGCTGAATGCCTTCGCTCGCCTGGAGAAGCAGACCCGCGACTTCGCCACCCTGACCCTCAAGGCCGACCCGGCCAAGAGCAAGGTCGAGGACAGTGAGATCAAGGCGTACTACGACGCCCACAGCACCGAGTTCATGACACCCGAACAGGTCACCATCGACTACGTCGAGCTGAAGAAGTCCACCTTCTTCGACCAGGTCGAGGTGAAGAAAGAAGACCTCGATGCCCTCTATCAGAAGGAAATCGCCGGTCTGGCCGAGCAGCGCGACGCCGCGCACATCCTGATCGAGGTGAACGACAAGCAGAACGACCAGCAGGCCAAGGCCAAGATCGACGAGATCAAGGCACGCCTGGACAAGGGTGAAGACTTCGCCAAGCTGGCCAAGGAGCTGTCCAACGACACCGGCTCCGCCGCCAACGGTGGTGACCTCGGCTTCGCCGGTCGTGGCGTGTATGACCCGGCCTTCGAAGAGTCGCTGTATGCGCTGAAGAAGGGGGAAGTCTCCGCACCGGTGAAGACCTCCTACGGCTGGCACCTGATCAAGCTGCTGGGCGTTGAAGCGCCGGAGGTTCCGACCTTCGACAGCCTGAAGGCCAAGCTGGAGCACGAAGCCAAGACCCAACTGGTCGAACAGCGCTTCGTCGATGCGACCAAGCAACTGGAAAGCTCTGCCTACGAAGCCTCCGATCTGGGCCAGCCGGCTCAGGACATGGGCTTGAAGGTGCAGACCAGCAAGCCGTTCGGCAAGGAAGGTGGTGAGGGCGTGACCGCCAACCGCCAGGTCATCCAGACCGCTTTCAGTCCCGAAGTGCTGGAAGAGGGCGCCAACAGCGGCGCCATCGAGCTGGACCCCGACACCGTGGTCGTGCTGCGCGTGAAGGAGCACCACAAACCTGAGCAGGAAACCCTGGAGCAGGTGAGTGCCGATATCCTCAAGCGCCTGCAGGTCGAGCACGCTGCCACCGATGCCAAGGCTCGTGGTGAAGCGCTGCTGGCTGGTCTGCGCGACGGCAAGATCCCGTTGACCCAGGCCCAGGAAGGCCAGGACTGGAAAGTCGTGGAAGCCGCCGCCCGCGGTCAGGAAGGCGTCGATCCGGTCGTGCTGCAGAGTGTGTTCCGCATGGCTCGTCCGGAAGGCGCCGGCAAGCCCAGCCTGGGCGGTGTCGCGCTGCAGAACGGCGACTTCGTGCTGGTCAAGCTCAGCGGTGTAAGTGAGCCGGATGCCAAGCCGACCGAGCAGGAGAAATCGATGTACCAGCGCTTCCTCGCTTCGCGTAGCGGCCAGGACGATTTCTCCGCGTTCCGTCGCTACCTGCAGGATCAGGCGAAGATCGAGAAATTCGACGACGCCAAGAAGTGA
- the hupB gene encoding nucleoid-associated protein HU-beta, with translation MNKSELIDAIAASADIPKAVAGRALDAVIESVTGALKAGDSVVLVGFGTFAVKERAARTGRNPQTGKPIKIAAAKIPGFKAGKALKDAVN, from the coding sequence GTGAACAAGTCGGAACTGATCGATGCTATCGCCGCATCTGCTGATATCCCGAAAGCTGTTGCCGGTCGCGCTCTGGACGCGGTGATCGAGTCCGTAACTGGCGCCCTGAAGGCTGGTGACTCCGTCGTACTGGTAGGCTTCGGCACCTTCGCTGTCAAAGAGCGCGCTGCTCGCACCGGTCGCAACCCGCAAACCGGCAAGCCGATCAAGATCGCTGCTGCTAAGATCCCGGGCTTCAAGGCCGGTAAAGCCCTCAAGGACGCTGTCAACTAA
- the lon gene encoding endopeptidase La, which produces MKTLVELPLLPLRDVVVYPHMVIPLFVGREKSIEALEAAMTSDKQILLLAQKNPADDDPGADGLYRMGTVATVLQLLKLPDGTVKVLVEGEQRGQVERFIDEEAYCRAEVSIIDEATVGERESEVFTRSLLSQFEQYVQLGKKVPAEVLSSLNSIDEPGRLVDTMAAHMALKIEQKQEILEITELSARVEHVLAMLDAEIDLLQVEKRIRGRVKKQMERSQREYYLNEQMKAIQKELGDIDEGHNEVEELKKRIDAAGLTKEALAKATAELNKLKQMSPMSAEATVVRSYIDWLVNVPWKAESKVRHDLDKAEDILDADHYGLEEVKERILEYLAVQKRVKKLKGPVLCLVGPPGVGKTSLAESIARATNRKFVRMALGGVRDEAEIRGHRRTYIGSMPGRLIQKMTKVGVRNPLFLLDEIDKMGSDMRGDPASALLEVLDPEQNHNFNDHYLEVDYDLSDVMFLCTANSMNIPAALLDRMEVIRLPGYTEDEKINIASKYLVPKQTAANGLKKGEVVFEEAATRDIIRYYTREAGVRSLERQIAKVCRKAVKDGGKAKRIEAVVTPDSLENYLGVRKFRYGLAEQQDQIGQVTGLAWTQVGGELLTIESAMVPGKGALTKTGSLGDVMAESITAALTVVRSRSKSLGIAPDFHEKHDIHIHVPEGATPKDGPSAGIGMCTALVSAITQIPVRADVAMTGEITLRGQVLAIGGLKEKLLAAHRGGIKTVIIPEENVRDLREIPDNIKADLVIKPVKWIDEVLQIALQYAPEPLPDAAPEMVAKDEKRESDSKERISTH; this is translated from the coding sequence ATGAAAACACTCGTCGAGTTGCCCCTGCTCCCCCTGCGTGACGTAGTGGTGTATCCGCACATGGTCATCCCGCTTTTCGTGGGACGAGAGAAATCCATCGAGGCCCTCGAGGCCGCCATGACCAGTGACAAGCAGATCCTGTTGCTGGCGCAGAAGAATCCGGCCGACGACGATCCGGGCGCTGACGGCCTGTACCGCATGGGCACCGTAGCCACCGTCCTGCAACTGCTGAAACTGCCCGATGGCACCGTCAAGGTGCTGGTCGAAGGCGAGCAGCGCGGCCAGGTAGAGCGCTTCATCGACGAGGAAGCCTACTGCCGCGCGGAAGTTTCGATCATTGACGAGGCCACCGTCGGCGAGCGCGAATCCGAAGTCTTTACCCGCAGCCTGCTCAGCCAGTTCGAGCAGTACGTGCAGCTGGGCAAGAAAGTCCCGGCCGAAGTCCTGTCTTCGCTCAACAGCATCGATGAGCCGGGCCGTCTTGTAGACACCATGGCTGCCCACATGGCGCTGAAGATCGAACAGAAGCAGGAAATCCTCGAGATCACCGAGCTGTCCGCCCGCGTCGAGCACGTGCTGGCCATGCTGGATGCCGAGATCGACCTGCTGCAGGTCGAGAAGCGCATTCGTGGTCGCGTGAAGAAGCAGATGGAGCGCAGCCAGCGCGAGTACTACCTCAACGAGCAGATGAAGGCCATCCAGAAAGAACTGGGTGACATCGACGAAGGCCACAACGAAGTCGAGGAGCTGAAGAAGCGCATCGACGCCGCCGGCCTGACCAAGGAGGCCCTGGCCAAGGCCACTGCCGAGCTGAACAAGCTCAAGCAGATGTCGCCGATGTCCGCCGAGGCGACCGTGGTGCGTTCCTACATCGACTGGCTGGTGAATGTGCCGTGGAAGGCCGAAAGCAAGGTGCGCCACGACCTGGACAAGGCCGAGGATATCCTCGACGCGGACCACTATGGCCTGGAAGAGGTCAAAGAACGCATCCTCGAGTATCTCGCCGTCCAGAAGCGCGTGAAGAAGCTCAAGGGCCCGGTGCTCTGCCTGGTCGGCCCGCCCGGCGTGGGCAAGACCTCGCTGGCCGAGTCCATCGCCCGCGCGACCAACCGCAAGTTCGTGCGCATGGCCCTGGGGGGCGTGCGTGACGAGGCCGAGATTCGCGGTCACCGTCGCACCTACATCGGTTCCATGCCCGGTCGTCTGATTCAGAAAATGACCAAGGTGGGTGTGCGCAACCCGCTGTTCCTGCTCGACGAGATCGACAAGATGGGCAGCGACATGCGCGGCGACCCCGCGTCGGCGCTGCTCGAAGTGCTCGATCCGGAGCAGAACCACAACTTCAACGACCACTACCTCGAAGTCGACTACGACCTCTCCGATGTGATGTTCCTCTGCACGGCGAACTCCATGAACATCCCGGCAGCCTTGCTGGACCGCATGGAAGTCATCCGCCTGCCGGGTTACACCGAGGACGAGAAGATCAACATCGCCTCGAAATATCTTGTGCCGAAACAGACTGCGGCCAATGGTCTCAAGAAGGGCGAGGTGGTCTTCGAGGAAGCGGCTACCCGTGACATCATCCGCTATTACACCCGCGAGGCCGGTGTCCGCAGCCTCGAGCGCCAGATCGCCAAGGTCTGCCGCAAGGCCGTCAAGGACGGCGGCAAGGCCAAGCGCATCGAAGCCGTGGTGACTCCGGATTCGCTGGAGAACTACCTGGGTGTGCGCAAGTTCCGCTACGGCCTGGCCGAGCAGCAGGACCAGATCGGCCAGGTTACTGGCCTGGCCTGGACCCAGGTGGGCGGCGAATTGCTGACCATCGAATCGGCCATGGTTCCCGGCAAGGGCGCATTGACCAAGACCGGCTCGCTGGGCGACGTCATGGCGGAGTCCATCACCGCCGCGCTGACCGTGGTTCGTAGTCGTTCGAAGAGCCTGGGCATCGCCCCGGACTTCCATGAAAAGCACGATATCCACATCCACGTGCCGGAAGGCGCCACGCCCAAGGACGGCCCTAGCGCGGGCATTGGCATGTGTACCGCACTGGTTTCGGCGATCACTCAGATCCCGGTCCGCGCGGACGTTGCCATGACCGGCGAGATCACCCTTCGGGGGCAGGTGCTGGCGATTGGCGGCCTGAAGGAAAAACTTCTGGCTGCGCACCGGGGTGGAATCAAGACGGTGATCATTCCCGAGGAAAACGTACGGGACCTTAGGGAAATTCCGGATAATATTAAGGCCGATCTCGTTATTAAACCGGTTAAATGGATTGACGAGGTCCTGCAAATTGCGCTGCAATACGCCCCGGAGCCCTTGCCCGATGCGGCTCCCGAGATGGTTGCAAAGGATGAGAAGCGCGAGTCTGATTCCAAGGAGCGAATCAGCACGCATTAG